In the genome of Flavobacterium panacagri, one region contains:
- a CDS encoding alpha/beta fold hydrolase codes for MILKVLKITVFAIVTLLAIGFIFEHISRIYFDSHHPDDSEFVTIDGRKMHYKKEGQGNCTIIFESGLGGDYLHWQEIQKKLSKNYTTIAYDKAGIMWSDPSEEISLKRYTDDLKSLLEQTNCPKPYILVGHSFGGITPRLFIKENAKDLAGIVFIDVSHPKQLEKSSTALKNSVQPPPRSFLSFLNEIGVIRILYSNVPFTTAVPKEHWFNKNVKIYFYRIFDGMMTELENDKKLMKEASEIADFGSIPLTIITAKYPNGVEGAKDKKLEKEYLSIHNSLQKDLLHLSSNSKQIFAQKSGHYVTLQEPNLICNEIKRLAPE; via the coding sequence ATGATATTAAAAGTCTTGAAAATAACTGTGTTTGCAATAGTTACTCTGCTTGCAATTGGTTTCATATTTGAACACATTTCCCGTATTTATTTCGATAGCCACCATCCCGATGATTCTGAATTTGTAACAATTGATGGAAGAAAAATGCACTATAAAAAAGAAGGCCAGGGAAATTGCACAATCATTTTTGAATCTGGTTTAGGAGGAGATTATCTGCATTGGCAAGAAATTCAGAAGAAACTCTCTAAAAATTATACCACAATCGCTTACGATAAAGCAGGAATTATGTGGAGCGATCCATCAGAAGAAATTTCATTAAAAAGATATACCGATGATCTTAAATCGCTTTTAGAACAAACGAACTGTCCAAAACCTTATATTTTAGTTGGACATTCTTTTGGAGGCATTACACCAAGGTTGTTTATTAAAGAAAATGCTAAAGATTTGGCTGGAATTGTATTTATTGATGTTTCGCATCCAAAGCAGTTAGAAAAATCATCTACAGCCCTTAAAAATTCTGTTCAGCCACCTCCAAGATCATTTCTAAGTTTCTTAAACGAAATTGGAGTTATTAGAATTTTATACAGTAACGTTCCTTTTACAACTGCAGTCCCAAAAGAACATTGGTTCAATAAAAACGTTAAAATCTATTTCTACCGCATTTTTGACGGAATGATGACGGAGCTGGAAAATGACAAAAAGCTAATGAAAGAAGCTTCAGAAATAGCTGATTTTGGTTCTATTCCATTAACTATAATTACAGCAAAATACCCAAATGGAGTAGAAGGAGCCAAAGATAAAAAACTGGAAAAAGAATATTTATCTATTCATAATAGCTTACAGAAAGATCTTCTCCATCTTTCCTCTAACAGCAAACAAATCTTTGCCCAGAAAAGCGGACATTATGTAACACTTCAAGAACCTAACTTGATTTGCAACGAAATCAAAAGATTAGCGCCAGAATAA
- a CDS encoding translation initiation factor has protein sequence MDLKDQLKNLFPDHIEINEPEQAEEQEHVLYVQKEPMICKFEKRKGKATTIIEGYEGSDEDFKILAKEIKTKLSVGGTFKDDSIIIQGDYRDKIMAILKEKGFKTKRVGG, from the coding sequence ATGGACTTAAAAGATCAATTAAAGAACTTGTTTCCTGATCACATTGAAATAAATGAACCAGAACAAGCTGAAGAGCAAGAACATGTATTGTATGTTCAGAAAGAACCAATGATCTGTAAATTTGAGAAAAGAAAAGGAAAAGCAACCACAATTATCGAAGGCTATGAAGGATCTGACGAAGATTTTAAAATTTTAGCCAAAGAAATAAAAACCAAATTGAGCGTTGGAGGAACTTTTAAAGATGATTCGATTATCATTCAAGGTGATTATCGTGATAAAATAATGGCTATCTTAAAAGAGAAAGGATTTAAAACAAAACGTGTAGGAGGATAA
- a CDS encoding nucleoside phosphorylase, protein MIQSSELILNPDGSVYHLNLRPEHIAHNIIFVGDQNRVEKITQFFDSIEYSAQKREFKTQTGIYKGKRISVISTGIGPDNIDIVLNELDALVNIDLNTREPKQTLTSLNIIRIGTSGSLQEDIPVDSFVMSKFGLGLDNMLRSYLIEDVSITAIEDAFVKHTNWDPKKGKPYVTQCSEELEKLIESDKIFKGITATAGGFYGPQGRVLRLNIQDEELNNKMDNFSFNETKITNLEMETAAIYGLSALLGHNALSLNAIIANRASGTFSEDPYKAVDELIAYTLNKLAGKN, encoded by the coding sequence ATGATTCAATCATCAGAATTAATACTAAACCCAGATGGAAGTGTTTACCATTTAAACCTTCGTCCTGAACATATTGCTCACAACATTATTTTTGTTGGAGACCAAAACAGAGTTGAAAAAATTACGCAATTTTTTGATTCAATAGAATATTCAGCTCAAAAAAGAGAATTTAAAACCCAGACTGGTATTTATAAAGGTAAAAGAATTTCTGTGATTTCGACAGGGATTGGCCCAGACAATATTGATATTGTTCTAAACGAATTAGATGCCCTAGTTAATATTGATTTAAATACAAGAGAACCAAAACAAACCTTAACTTCACTAAATATTATCCGTATTGGAACTTCTGGTTCTTTACAGGAAGATATTCCGGTTGACAGTTTTGTAATGTCAAAATTTGGTTTAGGATTGGATAATATGCTTCGCTCCTACCTAATTGAAGACGTTTCGATTACTGCAATTGAAGATGCATTTGTAAAACACACCAATTGGGATCCTAAAAAAGGAAAACCTTATGTGACACAATGTTCTGAAGAATTAGAAAAGTTAATAGAATCGGATAAAATTTTTAAAGGAATCACGGCTACTGCAGGAGGATTTTACGGTCCGCAGGGAAGAGTTTTACGTTTAAATATTCAAGACGAAGAATTAAATAATAAAATGGATAATTTTAGTTTTAATGAAACTAAAATCACTAATTTAGAAATGGAAACGGCAGCAATTTACGGACTTTCGGCTCTTTTAGGTCATAATGCCCTATCGCTGAATGCAATTATTGCTAATCGAGCATCTGGAACTTTTAGTGAAGATCCATATAAGGCTGTTGATGAGTTAATTGCTTATACATTGAATAAATTGGCAGGTAAAAACTAA
- a CDS encoding VOC family protein, whose product MFLRIARHTNDLKKIEDFYVDILGFELLGGFEKHNNYDGIFIGKAGLDWHFEFTQSNVKANHSFDEDDITVLYPKTILTYKELINKLTHHNIPTIEPINPFWKENGKMIQDPDGYRIVISSLKAIINEIE is encoded by the coding sequence ATGTTTTTAAGAATTGCACGACATACAAATGATTTAAAGAAAATTGAAGATTTTTATGTAGATATTCTGGGTTTTGAATTATTGGGCGGTTTTGAGAAACACAATAATTATGACGGAATTTTTATTGGAAAAGCAGGTCTAGACTGGCATTTTGAATTTACACAGTCCAATGTTAAAGCTAATCATTCTTTTGATGAAGATGATATTACAGTACTTTATCCAAAGACGATTTTAACTTATAAGGAACTAATAAATAAACTTACACACCACAATATTCCAACCATAGAACCGATTAATCCATTCTGGAAGGAAAACGGAAAAATGATTCAGGATCCAGACGGCTATAGAATTGTAATATCATCATTAAAAGCCATAATAAACGAAATTGAATAA
- a CDS encoding isopenicillin N synthase family dioxygenase: MQNIPSVDLRDFLSDDPKRKQKFVNEIGSAFENIGFVALKGHFLDDQLVNELYGEIRNFFALPIETKHNYEIPGIGGQRGYVSFGKEHAKGRKEGDLKEFWHFGQYVDADSRWASEYPENVEVTELPRFNVVGKEAYQKLEKTGVYVLRALALHLGLDEFYFDEYAKEGNSILRPIHYPPITSEPENAIRAAAHGDINLITLLMGAQGKGLQVQNHNGDWIDAIAEDDELVINVGDMLSRHTNNKLKSTIHQVVNPPRELWGTSRYSIPFFMHPVSDMRLDCLENCIDEENPKKYEDISAGEFLHERLVELGLIKK; the protein is encoded by the coding sequence ATGCAAAACATTCCTAGTGTAGACTTACGTGATTTCCTTTCGGACGACCCGAAACGTAAACAAAAATTTGTAAATGAAATCGGCAGTGCATTTGAAAACATTGGCTTCGTAGCTTTAAAAGGTCATTTTCTTGATGATCAATTGGTAAACGAACTTTATGGCGAAATTAGAAACTTCTTCGCCTTGCCAATAGAAACTAAGCATAATTATGAAATTCCTGGAATTGGCGGTCAAAGAGGTTATGTTTCTTTTGGAAAAGAACATGCTAAAGGACGCAAAGAAGGAGATTTAAAAGAATTCTGGCATTTTGGTCAATACGTTGACGCAGATTCTAGATGGGCTTCAGAATATCCTGAAAATGTTGAAGTAACTGAATTACCACGCTTTAACGTTGTAGGTAAAGAGGCATATCAAAAATTAGAGAAAACTGGAGTTTATGTATTAAGAGCTTTAGCTTTACATTTAGGCCTAGATGAGTTTTATTTTGATGAATATGCAAAAGAAGGAAACTCTATTTTAAGACCAATTCATTATCCACCAATTACTTCTGAACCAGAAAATGCAATTCGTGCGGCAGCTCACGGTGACATCAATTTGATTACGTTATTGATGGGAGCTCAAGGTAAAGGATTACAAGTGCAGAATCATAATGGAGACTGGATTGATGCTATCGCAGAAGATGACGAACTAGTAATTAATGTTGGAGATATGTTATCTAGACATACCAACAACAAATTAAAATCAACAATTCACCAAGTGGTTAATCCACCAAGAGAATTATGGGGAACTTCACGTTATTCTATTCCGTTTTTTATGCACCCGGTAAGCGATATGCGTTTGGATTGTTTAGAAAACTGTATTGATGAAGAAAATCCAAAAAAATATGAGGATATTTCTGCTGGCGAATTTCTACATGAACGTTTAGTAGAATTAGGTTTAATTAAAAAATAA
- a CDS encoding transglutaminase translates to MIKFPKIDFPRLKSKLQVKSPWDRIIISILSFLITIPIFIILHQNLIDLEWAFNLDRVFIFIFVFAAIFFLLMYLRTIIILCIAVYLLVLFYGSVIGNYGFSEISEDYNSMIYTMSDNPYPQDIIVAKLLPFPNKSKIINAIEYQNPRVRNFAIMATSKHFKGIRGYSDYRTIIQCFAVFKEINGRWNYVNDPKDGDYIATASESLDYFSGDCDDHSILMAAAIRSIGGTPRLIHTKGHIYPEILIGSMIDLEKVNYLIKNVLFVKESYGKKLHYHIDERGQVWMNLDYTATYPGGPFMYEEILGALTLN, encoded by the coding sequence ATGATAAAATTCCCTAAAATCGACTTTCCGAGATTAAAATCTAAACTACAGGTGAAATCACCGTGGGACAGGATTATTATTTCGATTTTAAGTTTTTTGATTACAATACCGATTTTCATCATACTGCATCAAAATTTAATAGATTTGGAATGGGCATTCAATCTAGATCGTGTATTTATCTTTATTTTTGTTTTTGCCGCAATATTTTTCCTTCTGATGTATCTCAGAACGATTATTATTTTGTGCATTGCTGTTTATTTACTGGTATTATTTTACGGAAGCGTAATTGGTAATTATGGTTTCAGTGAAATTTCAGAAGATTATAATTCGATGATTTATACCATGTCTGACAATCCTTATCCACAGGATATTATTGTGGCTAAACTGCTTCCATTTCCCAATAAATCAAAAATTATCAATGCGATAGAATATCAGAATCCTAGAGTGCGGAATTTTGCTATTATGGCAACAAGCAAACATTTTAAAGGAATTAGGGGGTATTCAGATTATAGAACTATTATTCAGTGTTTTGCTGTTTTTAAAGAAATAAATGGCAGATGGAATTACGTCAACGACCCAAAAGATGGTGATTATATCGCAACCGCCAGCGAATCCTTAGATTATTTCTCTGGCGATTGCGACGATCACTCGATCTTAATGGCGGCGGCGATTCGGTCCATTGGAGGAACTCCAAGACTTATTCATACGAAAGGACATATTTATCCAGAAATTTTAATTGGTTCAATGATTGACTTGGAAAAAGTCAATTATTTGATCAAAAATGTTCTTTTTGTTAAAGAAAGCTATGGTAAAAAACTACATTATCATATTGATGAACGTGGACAAGTTTGGATGAATCTCGACTATACGGCTACTTATCCTGGCGGTCCTTTTATGTATGAGGAAATATTAGGAGCTTTGACACTAAATTAA
- the abc-f gene encoding ribosomal protection-like ABC-F family protein produces the protein MLILQNISYQHENKNMLFQNISFTLNKNDKTALVGNNGVGKSTLLKIITGQLKPISGQIIQNSIPYSVPQLFGQFNDLSISEALSIKDKIKSLKEILEGVVTEENLQLLNDDWTIEERCAEALSYWKLQDLDLEQKMGTLSGGQKTKVFLAGIMIHQPDLVLLDEPSNHLDFEGRKLLYDFIKSTSCSLLIVSHDRKLLNHLNKTFEMSKNGIAVYGGNYDFYSDQKKIENNALEQDVQSKEKALKKAKEKERETIERQNKLDSRGKKKQEKSGVARIMMNTLRNNAENSSSKLKDVHAEKISGISEDLRQLRSSLPAIDQMKFGFSNVSFHKGKMIFKAEELNYSYNNQSLWKDNLNFEILSGDRFSIKGLNGSGKTTLIKIILGALKPNSGNITSLAKKTIYIDQDYSLLHNDLNIYEQAQQFNDCGLEEHDIKMRLNRFLFSQTNWDKSCRALSGGERMRLMLCCLTISNEAPEVIILDEPTNNLDIQNIEILTAALNEYQGTLIVISHDESFLEQINIKENIIL, from the coding sequence ATGCTTATTCTTCAAAATATCTCATACCAGCATGAGAATAAAAACATGCTGTTTCAAAACATTAGTTTTACTCTAAATAAGAATGATAAAACGGCTTTGGTTGGAAACAACGGCGTTGGAAAATCTACATTATTAAAAATTATTACGGGACAACTAAAACCGATTTCGGGTCAGATTATTCAAAATTCAATTCCTTATTCAGTACCGCAATTATTCGGTCAGTTTAACGATTTGTCTATCTCCGAAGCCTTATCAATAAAGGATAAAATAAAATCACTTAAAGAAATACTTGAAGGTGTTGTAACAGAAGAAAATCTTCAATTATTAAACGATGACTGGACTATCGAAGAACGTTGTGCAGAAGCGTTATCCTATTGGAAACTGCAGGATTTAGATTTAGAACAAAAAATGGGAACATTAAGTGGCGGACAGAAAACGAAGGTGTTTTTGGCCGGAATTATGATTCATCAACCCGATTTGGTTTTGTTAGATGAACCCAGCAATCATTTGGATTTTGAAGGTAGAAAATTATTATACGATTTTATAAAATCTACATCCTGTTCGCTGTTAATTGTGAGCCATGACAGAAAACTGTTGAATCATTTGAATAAAACATTTGAAATGAGTAAAAACGGAATTGCTGTTTATGGCGGGAATTATGATTTTTACAGCGATCAAAAGAAAATTGAAAATAATGCTTTGGAGCAAGACGTTCAAAGTAAAGAAAAGGCACTTAAAAAAGCGAAAGAGAAAGAACGAGAAACGATTGAGCGTCAGAATAAATTAGATTCAAGAGGAAAAAAGAAACAGGAAAAGTCAGGAGTTGCTAGAATAATGATGAATACACTCCGAAATAATGCTGAAAACAGCAGTTCCAAACTGAAAGATGTCCATGCAGAAAAAATCAGTGGCATTTCAGAAGATTTAAGACAGCTCCGTTCGTCACTTCCTGCAATAGATCAGATGAAATTTGGATTTTCTAATGTTTCATTTCATAAAGGGAAAATGATTTTTAAGGCTGAAGAATTAAATTACAGCTATAATAATCAATCACTTTGGAAAGACAATCTAAATTTTGAAATTCTTTCGGGTGATCGTTTTAGTATTAAAGGTTTAAATGGTTCAGGAAAAACGACTTTAATTAAAATTATTCTCGGAGCATTAAAGCCTAATAGTGGAAATATCACTTCGTTGGCTAAAAAAACAATTTATATTGATCAGGATTATTCTCTACTGCATAATGATTTAAATATTTATGAACAGGCACAGCAGTTTAACGATTGTGGTTTAGAAGAACATGATATTAAAATGAGACTAAATCGCTTTTTATTCTCTCAAACCAATTGGGATAAATCTTGCCGCGCATTAAGTGGCGGTGAAAGAATGCGTCTTATGCTATGTTGTTTAACAATTAGTAATGAAGCTCCTGAAGTTATTATTTTGGACGAACCTACAAATAATTTGGATATTCAAAATATAGAAATTCTTACGGCGGCGCTCAATGAATATCAAGGAACGTTGATTGTGATATCACATGATGAATCTTTTTTAGAACAAATCAATATCAAAGAAAATATTATTCTTTAA
- a CDS encoding substrate-binding domain-containing protein → MKTVKIAGVPEHFNLPWHLCIENGEFEAENIDLQWRNVPEGTGKMCQMLRDGETDLAVILTEGILKDIAAGNPSKIVQIYVQSPLIWGIHVAAKSDFQTLKDLKNKKAAISRVGSGSQLMAYVNASEQGWQPDDLEFEIVNTIDGAVDALNNQKADYFMWERFMTKPLVDQGIFRRIDDCPTPWPSFIIAVRDEFLKKNPKVVEKILDIINKTTVDFKEIPEIDKKLSKLFNQKASDIKEWLKLTQWSQKNLTEKSFNKIQNQLFDLGIIDKKSIFVETVKAL, encoded by the coding sequence ATGAAAACTGTCAAAATTGCGGGTGTTCCGGAACACTTCAATTTGCCATGGCATCTGTGTATTGAAAATGGCGAATTTGAAGCAGAGAACATCGACTTACAATGGAGGAATGTTCCCGAAGGCACTGGGAAAATGTGTCAAATGCTGCGAGATGGCGAAACAGATTTAGCGGTTATTTTAACCGAAGGAATCTTAAAGGATATTGCAGCAGGAAATCCCAGTAAAATTGTCCAGATTTATGTGCAATCACCTTTAATTTGGGGAATTCACGTTGCGGCAAAATCTGATTTTCAAACTCTCAAAGATTTGAAAAACAAAAAAGCTGCTATTTCAAGAGTAGGATCTGGATCTCAGTTGATGGCTTATGTTAACGCAAGTGAACAAGGCTGGCAGCCTGATGATTTGGAATTTGAAATCGTAAATACTATTGACGGAGCTGTAGATGCTTTAAACAACCAGAAAGCGGATTATTTTATGTGGGAGCGTTTTATGACAAAACCTCTTGTAGATCAAGGTATATTTAGACGTATTGACGACTGCCCTACTCCTTGGCCATCTTTTATTATTGCAGTCCGCGACGAATTCTTAAAAAAGAATCCTAAAGTGGTAGAGAAAATTTTAGATATCATCAACAAAACAACAGTTGATTTTAAAGAAATTCCAGAAATAGACAAGAAATTATCGAAGCTTTTCAATCAGAAAGCATCAGATATAAAAGAATGGCTGAAATTAACACAATGGTCACAGAAAAATTTAACAGAAAAGTCTTTTAATAAAATTCAAAATCAATTATTTGATCTGGGAATTATTGATAAAAAAAGTATTTTTGTAGAAACCGTAAAAGCACTGTAA
- a CDS encoding DUF4265 domain-containing protein, translated as MSETHKKILFKYYSDYLDEVVSETMWAEILDLEKGLFKLDNIPFFGPLIATDDIFYAEYDETEARFMHRKTIQNSGNSIVQIAILEKGFDAAIIREKLKAINCLSEELNETFFAVEIVKDVDYALVRSLLNEYESQEIIEYAEPCLSEKHRTDLLKN; from the coding sequence ATGTCTGAAACTCATAAAAAAATACTATTTAAATATTACAGCGATTATCTGGACGAAGTAGTTTCTGAAACCATGTGGGCAGAAATTTTAGATTTAGAAAAAGGACTTTTTAAATTGGATAATATTCCATTTTTTGGCCCTTTAATTGCTACAGACGATATTTTTTATGCAGAATACGATGAAACAGAAGCGCGTTTCATGCATAGGAAAACGATACAAAACTCAGGAAACTCGATTGTTCAGATTGCTATTTTAGAAAAAGGATTTGACGCAGCAATCATTCGCGAAAAATTAAAGGCAATAAATTGTTTATCAGAGGAACTAAACGAAACATTTTTTGCTGTAGAAATTGTAAAAGATGTAGATTATGCTTTGGTAAGAAGTCTGTTGAACGAATATGAGTCGCAGGAAATTATCGAATATGCAGAACCTTGTCTTTCAGAAAAACATCGTACAGATTTACTGAAAAACTAA
- a CDS encoding linear amide C-N hydrolase: MKPRNKIFSLLLAFTLITETALPCTRVVYEGLNGTIITARSMDWRTEIPANLWIFPRGIERVGEAGTSSIKWKSKYGSVITSSWDIASSDGMNEKGLVGNLLWLVESQYPKFEKNGKVKGLAVSLWLQYVLDNFSTVSEVVSALQKEEFVVASSHIPGTNIFATVHLSVSDASGDNAIFEYINEKLVIHHDRKYVTMTNSPIFDEQLAINTYWKSIPGTVMLPGTNRAADRFVRASYYIDAIPKTDNTRSALASVFGVIRNCSVPLGIASPTEPNISSTRWRTVADQKNMVYYFDNVLNPNVIWVEFSKIDFSEKGKIRKLSLANNENYSGESLINFKEAKPFQFAGLD, encoded by the coding sequence ATGAAACCACGAAACAAAATTTTCTCGCTTTTACTTGCTTTTACTTTGATTACTGAAACTGCACTGCCGTGTACAAGGGTTGTTTATGAAGGTCTAAATGGTACTATAATAACAGCTCGTTCTATGGACTGGCGCACTGAAATACCAGCGAATTTGTGGATTTTTCCACGTGGCATTGAACGTGTTGGTGAAGCTGGAACAAGTTCTATTAAATGGAAATCAAAATACGGAAGTGTAATTACCAGTTCGTGGGACATCGCTTCTTCTGACGGAATGAATGAAAAAGGGCTTGTAGGCAATCTTTTGTGGTTGGTTGAATCTCAATATCCAAAATTTGAAAAGAATGGTAAAGTGAAAGGTTTGGCAGTTTCATTGTGGCTTCAGTATGTATTGGATAACTTTTCTACAGTTTCGGAAGTTGTTTCAGCTTTACAGAAAGAAGAATTTGTAGTGGCTTCATCTCACATTCCGGGCACAAATATTTTTGCAACGGTACATTTATCCGTTTCTGATGCTTCGGGTGATAATGCGATTTTTGAATATATCAATGAAAAACTGGTCATTCATCACGATAGAAAATATGTAACCATGACCAACTCTCCTATTTTTGATGAGCAATTGGCTATTAATACCTATTGGAAAAGTATTCCTGGAACAGTTATGCTTCCAGGAACCAATAGAGCAGCAGACCGTTTCGTGAGAGCTTCTTACTATATAGATGCGATTCCGAAAACAGATAATACCAGAAGCGCTTTAGCAAGTGTTTTCGGCGTTATTAGAAATTGTTCTGTTCCACTGGGAATTGCTTCTCCAACTGAACCTAATATCTCCTCTACTCGCTGGAGAACTGTTGCGGATCAAAAAAATATGGTTTATTATTTTGATAATGTGCTGAATCCAAACGTGATTTGGGTGGAATTCAGTAAAATTGATTTTAGTGAAAAGGGAAAAATTAGAAAATTAAGTTTAGCCAATAATGAAAATTATTCAGGCGAATCCTTGATTAATTTCAAAGAAGCAAAACCTTTTCAGTTTGCGGGATTGGATTAA